In one window of Comamonas testosteroni DNA:
- a CDS encoding methyl-accepting chemotaxis protein has protein sequence MKLFQFTVARKLWALVIGLLAGMLLLVAGSLVYSKRVNEDVLAAVVEAQTAAAQAKEWRILTQMSMDRFTAAAMSTEENLVEHQYKAMAGLIASINELRDKVLAQVHTQEAKSLMADVNTHRDALFAVNKEVDQARQSKDFERSQKLIEERLNPMAQKYYATLDAYVQLQDRYRVQALELGESIRSKAYVVIAISSGVIMLLGLVTGLLIMRSITQPLLEAVELADAIAEGDLSFRTGHDSEDELGHLHQSLNAMAERLRSVVGRVRSGVESVYSASGQIATGNQDLSARTEQTAANLEETAASMEELTATVTQSADTARQANQLASTAAQAAEQGGRVVQQVVQSMGQITDSSRKIADIIGVIDSIAFQTNILALNAAVEAARAGEQGRGFAVVAGEVRSLAQRSAEAAKEINQLITTSVDNVQSGSQQVELAGQSMSEIVASVRRVSDLIGEITASSTEQRDGINQVNQAVSNLDQMTQQNAALVEESSAAALSMQEQARRLAEVVSVFKLGRDTEAFAAKPISLMKVPATIKAIRPAAQPVAALPRLTQARPKARSVASTADDDSWGQF, from the coding sequence ATGAAGTTGTTTCAATTCACCGTGGCCCGGAAGCTGTGGGCGTTGGTGATCGGTCTTTTGGCGGGCATGCTGTTGCTGGTGGCAGGCAGCCTGGTTTATTCCAAACGTGTCAACGAGGACGTTCTTGCGGCGGTAGTGGAAGCGCAGACTGCTGCTGCGCAGGCCAAGGAGTGGCGCATCCTGACCCAGATGAGCATGGATCGCTTCACGGCGGCCGCCATGTCCACGGAAGAGAATCTGGTCGAGCACCAGTACAAGGCCATGGCCGGCCTGATCGCCAGCATCAACGAGTTGCGCGACAAGGTGCTGGCACAGGTTCATACACAAGAGGCCAAGAGCCTCATGGCCGATGTGAACACGCATAGAGATGCCTTGTTTGCGGTGAACAAGGAGGTGGATCAGGCTCGTCAATCCAAGGATTTCGAGCGTTCGCAAAAGCTGATCGAAGAGCGGCTCAATCCGATGGCGCAAAAGTACTATGCGACCCTGGATGCCTATGTGCAGTTGCAGGACCGCTACCGGGTGCAGGCGCTGGAGCTGGGTGAATCCATCCGCTCCAAAGCCTATGTGGTGATAGCTATCTCTAGCGGTGTCATCATGCTGCTGGGCCTGGTGACCGGCCTGCTCATCATGCGCTCCATCACCCAGCCTCTGCTTGAGGCCGTGGAGCTGGCAGATGCGATTGCCGAGGGTGATCTGAGTTTCAGAACCGGGCATGACAGCGAAGACGAGCTGGGCCATCTGCACCAGTCATTGAATGCCATGGCCGAGCGGCTGCGCTCCGTCGTTGGCCGGGTGCGATCGGGCGTGGAGTCCGTCTACTCGGCCTCGGGCCAGATTGCCACGGGCAACCAGGACCTGTCGGCCCGCACCGAGCAGACGGCGGCCAACCTCGAAGAAACCGCGGCCAGCATGGAAGAGCTGACGGCCACCGTCACCCAGTCTGCCGACACTGCGCGTCAGGCCAATCAGCTGGCATCGACAGCCGCCCAGGCGGCCGAGCAAGGCGGTCGCGTGGTGCAGCAGGTCGTGCAGAGCATGGGCCAGATCACCGACAGCAGCCGCAAGATTGCCGACATCATCGGCGTGATCGACTCCATTGCCTTCCAGACCAACATCCTGGCCCTGAATGCGGCCGTGGAGGCGGCACGCGCCGGCGAGCAGGGCCGTGGTTTTGCCGTGGTGGCGGGCGAGGTGCGCAGCCTGGCGCAGCGCAGCGCCGAGGCAGCCAAGGAGATCAATCAGCTCATCACCACCAGCGTGGACAATGTGCAGTCGGGCTCGCAGCAGGTGGAGCTGGCGGGCCAGAGCATGAGCGAGATCGTGGCCAGTGTGCGCCGCGTCAGCGACCTGATTGGCGAGATCACGGCCTCGTCCACCGAGCAGCGCGACGGCATCAACCAGGTCAATCAGGCGGTGAGCAATCTGGACCAGATGACGCAGCAGAACGCGGCGCTGGTGGAGGAGTCCAGTGCGGCAGCGCTGTCCATGCAGGAGCAAGCGCGCCGCCTGGCCGAAGTGGTGTCTGTCTTCAAGCTGGGACGCGATACCGAGGCCTTCGCGGCTAAGCCCATATCGCTTATGAAAGTGCCAGCGACGATCAAGGCGATCAGGCCTGCGGCTCAGCCTGTCGCAGCCCTCCCCAGGCTGACGCAGGCCAGGCCCAAGGCGCGGTCGGTCGCAAGCACTGCGGACGACGATAGCTGGGGACAGTTCTAG
- a CDS encoding methyl-accepting chemotaxis protein, which produces MKLNQFSVSQKLWALVIGLLAGLLLVSAGSLIYLDRVYVSISKEATRTRMAANIASEWRHLTEQSVDRSIVAAISSEENLVEQQRKLMSDGIAHITELQKKLNELVTDDESRKVLDEVAERRRKTLESNAAVQAARNSSDFAAAFDIVEKRLRPDAKTYMDAQRKFVQLQEQRSERAIADGEARQSQAYVAIGLVCGLIVLLGLAMAVLILRSITAPLNEAMVLADSIAAGDLTATVRNDRHDELGRLLKSLNAMAERLRSVVGQVRSGVESVSSASGQIATGNQDLSARTEQTAANLEETAASMEELTATVTQSADTARQANQLASTAAQAAEQGGRVVQQVVQSMGQITDSSRKIADIIGVIDSIAFQTNILALNAAVEAARAGEQGRGFAVVAGEVRSLAQRSAEAAKEIKQLITTSVDNVQSGSQQVELAGQSMSEIVASVRRVSDLIGEITASSTEQRDGINQVNQAVSNLDQMTQQNAALVEESSAAALSMQEQARRLAEVVSVFKLGHETGYAKAAAPQRPASRAMPAMAPVKQTAAAVRPAIKEAPAGPAPTALSASKAKPAAHSDDGDWETF; this is translated from the coding sequence ATGAAATTGAATCAGTTCTCTGTGTCACAAAAGCTGTGGGCTTTGGTGATTGGCTTGCTGGCGGGCTTGCTGCTGGTCTCTGCAGGCAGTCTGATCTATCTGGATCGCGTGTACGTGAGCATCTCCAAGGAGGCCACACGCACCCGAATGGCTGCCAACATTGCCAGCGAGTGGCGTCATCTGACCGAGCAAAGTGTGGATCGCTCCATCGTCGCGGCCATTTCCTCCGAGGAAAACCTGGTGGAGCAGCAGCGCAAGCTGATGAGTGACGGGATTGCGCATATCACCGAACTGCAGAAAAAGCTCAACGAGCTGGTCACTGACGATGAGTCACGCAAGGTGCTGGACGAGGTTGCCGAGCGCAGGCGCAAGACGCTGGAGAGCAATGCAGCCGTGCAGGCCGCGCGCAATAGCAGTGATTTCGCGGCAGCTTTCGACATTGTGGAAAAGCGGCTGCGTCCCGATGCCAAAACCTATATGGATGCCCAGCGCAAGTTTGTGCAGTTGCAGGAGCAGCGCAGCGAGCGCGCGATTGCCGATGGCGAAGCGCGCCAGTCTCAGGCCTATGTGGCTATCGGTCTGGTCTGTGGTTTGATTGTTCTGCTGGGCTTGGCGATGGCCGTGCTGATTCTGCGCTCGATCACCGCTCCATTGAATGAGGCGATGGTGCTGGCCGACTCGATCGCTGCCGGCGATTTGACGGCAACGGTACGCAATGACCGTCATGACGAACTTGGCCGTCTGCTCAAGTCCCTGAACGCCATGGCCGAGCGCTTGCGCTCCGTCGTTGGTCAGGTGCGATCGGGCGTGGAGTCCGTCTCCTCGGCCTCGGGCCAGATTGCCACGGGCAACCAGGACCTGTCGGCCCGCACCGAGCAGACGGCGGCCAACCTCGAAGAAACCGCTGCCAGCATGGAAGAGCTGACGGCCACCGTCACCCAGTCTGCCGACACTGCGCGTCAGGCCAATCAGCTGGCATCGACAGCCGCCCAGGCGGCCGAGCAAGGCGGTCGCGTGGTGCAGCAGGTCGTGCAGAGCATGGGCCAGATCACCGACAGCAGTCGCAAGATTGCCGACATCATCGGCGTGATCGACTCCATTGCCTTCCAGACCAACATCCTGGCCCTGAATGCGGCCGTGGAGGCGGCACGCGCCGGCGAGCAGGGCCGTGGTTTTGCCGTGGTGGCGGGCGAGGTGCGCAGCCTGGCGCAGCGCAGCGCCGAGGCAGCCAAGGAGATCAAGCAGCTCATCACCACCAGCGTGGACAATGTGCAGTCGGGCTCGCAGCAGGTGGAGCTGGCGGGCCAGAGCATGAGCGAGATCGTGGCCAGTGTGCGCCGCGTCAGCGACCTGATTGGCGAGATCACGGCCTCGTCCACCGAGCAGCGCGACGGCATCAACCAGGTCAATCAGGCGGTGAGCAATCTGGACCAGATGACGCAGCAGAACGCGGCGCTGGTGGAGGAGTCCAGTGCGGCAGCGCTGTCCATGCAGGAGCAAGCGCGCCGCCTGGCCGAAGTGGTGTCTGTCTTCAAACTCGGCCATGAAACCGGCTATGCCAAGGCGGCAGCTCCCCAGCGCCCGGCCAGCCGCGCCATGCCGGCCATGGCGCCAGTGAAGCAGACTGCTGCTGCAGTCAGGCCCGCGATCAAGGAAGCGCCCGCAGGCCCGGCTCCCACTGCACTGAGTGCCAGCAAGGCCAAGCCTGCTGCGCACTCTGACGATGGGGATTGGGAAACTTTCTAA
- a CDS encoding 3',5'-nucleoside bisphosphate phosphatase, which translates to MPKTYLNADLHCHSVVSDGTLTPEQLALRAAERGVELWALTDHDEVGGQHRAAAAARSAGLDYLTGTEISVSFSGSGVHIVGLGFDADNAALTQGLYDTRNGRGPRAREMARQLELAGIPGAYEGALRHAGNPELISRTHFARFLVESGVCSDTYEVFKRYLTEGKPGYVAHVWANLEDAVRWIVDAGGVAVIAHPARYDLSRNEEYALFSKFKELGGQGVEVVTGSHRPHEYAIYADLALEFGLAASRGSDFHSPDESQIDLGQLPHLPSQLTPVWELLQHRIQRA; encoded by the coding sequence GTGCCCAAAACCTATCTGAACGCCGATCTGCACTGCCACTCCGTCGTCTCCGACGGCACTCTGACGCCCGAGCAACTGGCTCTGCGTGCTGCCGAGCGAGGGGTGGAGCTCTGGGCGCTGACCGATCACGACGAGGTCGGTGGCCAGCACCGGGCAGCAGCCGCAGCCAGGTCAGCGGGGCTGGACTATCTGACAGGCACTGAAATTTCCGTCAGCTTCTCGGGCAGCGGCGTACATATCGTGGGCCTGGGCTTTGACGCCGATAACGCAGCTCTGACCCAAGGCCTGTACGACACGCGCAACGGCCGCGGCCCACGCGCCCGCGAAATGGCCAGGCAGCTGGAGCTGGCCGGCATTCCGGGTGCCTATGAAGGAGCACTGCGCCACGCAGGCAACCCCGAGCTGATCTCGCGAACCCACTTTGCGCGCTTTCTCGTGGAGAGCGGAGTCTGCAGCGACACCTATGAAGTCTTCAAACGCTATCTGACAGAAGGCAAGCCCGGTTATGTCGCCCATGTCTGGGCGAATCTGGAGGATGCCGTGCGCTGGATCGTGGATGCAGGAGGCGTCGCCGTGATTGCTCACCCCGCACGTTACGACTTGAGCCGCAACGAGGAATATGCGCTGTTTTCCAAGTTCAAGGAACTCGGCGGCCAGGGCGTGGAGGTCGTGACCGGCAGCCATCGCCCGCACGAATATGCGATCTATGCTGATCTGGCCCTGGAATTCGGACTGGCCGCATCGCGCGGCAGCGACTTTCACAGCCCCGATGAATCGCAGATAGACCTGGGGCAGCTGCCCCATCTGCCCAGCCAGCTCACACCCGTCTGGGAGCTGCTGCAGCACCGCATACAGCGTGCGTAA
- a CDS encoding L-threonylcarbamoyladenylate synthase, with amino-acid sequence MTTVFEVYPENPQPRIIKQAADMLRKGAILAVPTDSSYALVCHLDDKNAVDRMRRIRQINDKHHLTLLCRDLSELANYARVDNRQYRLLKLATPGPYTFILEASKEVPKRLSHPSRKTIGLRVPDRKGLQLLLEELGEPLLATTLIAPGETEPLNDAESILERFPHELDAVVDSGACPQQPTTVLDLTPMALNNSPVVVRQGMGSLKDIGLQPE; translated from the coding sequence ATGACCACCGTTTTTGAAGTCTATCCAGAGAACCCGCAACCGCGCATCATCAAGCAGGCGGCAGACATGCTGCGCAAGGGTGCCATTCTTGCAGTACCCACCGACTCCAGCTATGCCCTGGTCTGCCACCTGGACGACAAGAACGCCGTGGACCGCATGCGCCGCATCCGGCAGATCAACGACAAGCACCACCTCACGCTGCTGTGCCGCGACCTGTCCGAGCTGGCCAACTATGCCCGCGTGGACAACCGCCAGTACCGCCTGCTCAAGCTGGCCACGCCAGGCCCCTACACCTTTATTCTTGAAGCCAGCAAGGAAGTGCCCAAGCGCCTGAGCCACCCCTCGCGCAAGACCATCGGCCTGCGCGTGCCGGATCGCAAAGGCCTGCAGCTGCTGCTGGAAGAGCTGGGCGAGCCCTTGCTGGCCACCACCTTGATCGCGCCCGGCGAGACCGAACCGCTCAATGATGCAGAGTCGATTCTGGAGCGCTTCCCCCATGAGCTGGATGCCGTGGTCGACTCCGGTGCCTGCCCGCAGCAACCCACCACGGTGCTGGACCTCACGCCCATGGCCTTGAACAATTCGCCCGTCGTGGTGCGCCAGGGCATGGGCAGCCTCAAGGACATCGGCCTGCAACCCGAATAA
- a CDS encoding methyl-accepting chemotaxis protein: MTVSKRLVIAFVSISVFVLALMGIAWSAMSDVLEVLKAGSLTAQQSESLMAEVERSRWWLLALGAWVCISCAWSWVSLRRRIVAPLQEAILIAETVAAGDLSKEFSSNAEGEFGRLLTALSTMEDTLTELVGRIKQSTDSLAVSAYEIDAGNTNLSSRTEQQVSALTETAASMEQLTVTVRQNAERAHSASSLAVAASATAGRGGDVVDQVVHTMDAISGSSRKIVDIIQVIEGIAFQTNILALNAAVEAARAGEQGRGFAVVASEVRSLAQRSAEAAKQIKELITASVTQVESGSGLVGQAGSTMKDIMQSVGQVTGLLSEISGALQQQSEGIAHVNTAVAHMDSTNQENAALVMQATQAAAALNARTQDLQQAVGAFKLDDDEAPGLAPFAMPAPRGAVAAQARPARARELAYEEL; the protein is encoded by the coding sequence ATGACGGTAAGCAAGCGACTGGTAATCGCATTTGTCAGCATCAGTGTTTTTGTGCTGGCTTTGATGGGAATTGCCTGGTCAGCAATGTCCGATGTGCTGGAGGTGCTCAAGGCGGGTTCGCTGACGGCGCAGCAGTCCGAGAGCCTGATGGCCGAGGTGGAACGTTCGCGCTGGTGGCTGCTGGCACTGGGGGCCTGGGTCTGCATTTCCTGCGCCTGGTCGTGGGTCAGCCTGCGACGCCGCATCGTCGCGCCCCTGCAGGAAGCCATACTGATTGCCGAGACCGTGGCGGCAGGGGACCTGAGCAAGGAGTTCTCTTCCAATGCCGAAGGCGAGTTCGGGCGTTTGCTGACGGCACTGAGCACCATGGAAGACACGCTGACCGAGTTAGTGGGCCGTATCAAGCAGTCCACCGACTCGCTGGCCGTATCGGCCTACGAAATTGATGCAGGCAACACCAACCTCTCCAGCCGTACCGAGCAGCAGGTCAGCGCGCTGACCGAAACCGCAGCCAGCATGGAGCAGCTCACCGTCACCGTGCGCCAGAACGCAGAGCGCGCTCATTCGGCCAGCTCTCTGGCGGTCGCTGCATCGGCCACGGCCGGACGTGGCGGCGATGTGGTGGACCAGGTGGTTCACACCATGGATGCCATCAGCGGCAGCTCGCGCAAGATTGTGGACATCATTCAGGTCATTGAAGGTATCGCCTTCCAGACCAATATCCTGGCCCTCAATGCGGCCGTGGAAGCGGCCCGTGCTGGCGAGCAGGGACGTGGCTTTGCCGTGGTTGCCAGCGAGGTGCGCTCGCTGGCGCAGCGCAGTGCCGAAGCGGCCAAGCAGATCAAGGAGCTGATCACGGCCAGCGTGACCCAGGTCGAAAGCGGCTCTGGCCTGGTGGGCCAGGCCGGCAGCACCATGAAGGACATCATGCAGTCCGTGGGCCAGGTCACAGGTCTGCTGAGCGAAATCTCCGGTGCGCTGCAGCAGCAAAGCGAGGGCATCGCCCATGTGAATACGGCCGTAGCTCACATGGACAGCACCAATCAGGAAAATGCCGCCCTGGTCATGCAGGCCACGCAAGCCGCTGCTGCGCTCAATGCGCGCACGCAGGATCTGCAACAGGCGGTGGGTGCCTTCAAACTCGATGACGATGAGGCGCCTGGTCTGGCTCCTTTTGCCATGCCAGCTCCGCGCGGAGCGGTGGCCGCGCAGGCGCGTCCAGCTCGTGCCCGCGAGCTGGCCTATGAAGAACTTTGA
- a CDS encoding site-2 protease family protein: MELTELIQTVLIYALPVLFAITIHEAAHGYAARHFGDNTAAMMGRITLNPIKHIDPIGTILMPLLLYFATSGAFLFGYAKPVPVRFDHLRHPKRDMIWVALAGPASNFAQAVFWGLLLIVLVGSGLHERFFLEMCRAGILVNLVMWAFNLFPLPPLDGGRILVGLLPWKQAQLVARIEPYGFFIVMALVIAGVVGSYWLRPLMSLGYSAIDLILYPFMALLR, from the coding sequence GTGGAACTCACCGAACTCATACAAACCGTACTGATTTACGCACTGCCCGTGCTGTTCGCCATCACCATTCATGAGGCGGCGCACGGCTATGCTGCGCGTCACTTTGGCGACAACACCGCAGCCATGATGGGGCGCATCACGCTCAACCCCATCAAGCATATCGATCCCATCGGCACCATCTTGATGCCGCTACTGCTGTATTTCGCTACCTCGGGGGCGTTTCTTTTCGGCTACGCCAAGCCCGTGCCCGTGCGCTTTGACCATCTGCGCCACCCCAAGCGCGACATGATCTGGGTAGCGCTGGCCGGTCCCGCCTCCAATTTCGCGCAGGCCGTGTTCTGGGGTCTGCTGCTGATCGTCCTGGTAGGTTCAGGTCTGCACGAGCGCTTTTTCCTGGAGATGTGCCGCGCCGGCATTCTGGTCAATCTGGTGATGTGGGCTTTCAATCTCTTTCCGTTGCCGCCTCTGGACGGCGGCCGCATTCTGGTCGGTCTGCTGCCCTGGAAACAGGCGCAACTGGTGGCGCGTATCGAACCCTATGGCTTTTTCATCGTCATGGCACTGGTGATTGCCGGCGTGGTCGGCAGCTACTGGCTGCGTCCGTTGATGAGCCTGGGCTACTCGGCCATCGATCTGATCCTCTACCCTTTCATGGCCTTGCTGCGCTGA
- a CDS encoding tryptophan--tRNA ligase: protein MSTTRFLTGITPSGTPHLGNYAGMMRPAIEASRDKNVENFYFLADYHALIKCQDPERVQRSTIEIAASWLAAGLDPEHVTFYRQSDIPEIPELTWFLTCVTGKGLLNRAHAYKAAVDKNNASGSEPDDGVTAGLFMYPVLMGADILIFNANKVPVGRDQVQHLEMARDMASSFNHIYGSEYFTLPEAVVEESVATLPGLDGRKMSKSYNNTIPLFAPREQLRKLINSITTDSRAPGEAKEVEGSALFQIYQGFASEEESAALRQQYAEGIAWGDAKQILFERIDREIAPMRERYEYLIAHPAELEEILQAGAVKARKLATPLLQQLRAAVGIRNLAQASKAKTKAAKTALPQFKQYRETDGQFYFKLVAADGQLLLQSLGFAAPKEAGQNIAQLQREGATALAAIKPRLQTLDGVSDDLVIQALEQLREAAEQ, encoded by the coding sequence ATGAGCACCACCCGTTTTCTGACCGGCATCACCCCCAGCGGTACCCCACACCTGGGCAACTACGCAGGCATGATGCGCCCCGCCATCGAAGCCAGTCGTGACAAGAATGTGGAGAACTTCTACTTTCTGGCCGACTACCACGCGCTCATCAAGTGTCAGGACCCCGAGCGCGTGCAGCGCTCGACCATCGAAATCGCCGCCAGTTGGCTGGCCGCTGGGCTTGACCCCGAGCATGTGACCTTCTACCGCCAGTCGGACATCCCCGAGATTCCGGAGCTGACCTGGTTCCTGACCTGCGTGACCGGCAAGGGCCTGCTTAACCGCGCCCACGCCTACAAGGCGGCGGTGGACAAGAACAATGCATCCGGCAGCGAACCTGACGACGGGGTGACCGCCGGTCTTTTCATGTATCCCGTGCTCATGGGCGCCGACATTCTGATCTTCAACGCCAACAAGGTTCCTGTGGGCCGCGATCAGGTGCAGCATCTGGAGATGGCGCGCGACATGGCGTCGAGCTTCAACCACATCTACGGCAGCGAGTACTTCACGTTGCCTGAAGCCGTGGTGGAAGAGTCTGTCGCCACCCTGCCCGGCCTTGACGGCCGCAAGATGAGCAAGAGCTACAACAACACGATTCCGCTCTTCGCACCACGCGAGCAGCTCAGAAAGCTCATCAACAGCATCACCACCGATTCGCGCGCTCCCGGCGAGGCCAAGGAAGTCGAAGGCTCGGCCCTGTTCCAGATCTATCAGGGCTTTGCCAGCGAAGAGGAAAGTGCCGCACTGCGCCAGCAATATGCCGAAGGCATTGCCTGGGGCGATGCCAAGCAGATCCTGTTCGAGCGCATCGACCGCGAAATCGCCCCCATGCGCGAGCGCTACGAATACCTGATTGCCCATCCCGCCGAGCTGGAAGAGATTCTTCAGGCCGGTGCGGTCAAGGCCCGCAAGCTGGCAACCCCTTTGCTGCAGCAGTTGCGCGCCGCCGTGGGCATCCGCAATCTGGCGCAGGCCAGCAAGGCCAAGACCAAAGCCGCCAAGACGGCGCTGCCCCAGTTCAAGCAGTATCGCGAGACGGACGGCCAGTTCTACTTCAAGCTGGTGGCCGCTGACGGCCAGCTGCTGCTGCAAAGCCTGGGCTTTGCCGCCCCCAAGGAAGCGGGGCAGAACATTGCCCAGTTGCAGCGCGAAGGCGCGACGGCGCTGGCCGCCATCAAGCCGCGCCTGCAGACACTGGATGGTGTCAGCGATGACCTGGTGATCCAGGCTCTGGAACAACTGCGTGAGGCCGCCGAGCAATAG
- a CDS encoding response regulator transcription factor, whose amino-acid sequence MRIAALDDDPLQLELLQQVATEAGHSCHSYLKGAALQQALRRESFDLLLVDWELPDSSGPDIVRWVREQISKEVPIIFVTHRSEEADIIEGLASGADDFMIKPIRAGELRARIAALLRRAYPLTIQSVLDFGPYRFLTAINGIEMDDQPVEVTHREYTLALTLFQNQGRLLSRDHLREVVWGQNAEVQSRSLDTHVSRLRNLLNLRAGQPYAISAVYGYGYRLDTPEAAQPAAPAA is encoded by the coding sequence ATGCGCATTGCTGCCCTGGATGACGATCCACTACAACTGGAACTGTTGCAACAGGTCGCGACGGAAGCCGGGCACAGCTGTCACTCTTACCTCAAGGGAGCTGCCCTTCAGCAGGCCCTGCGGCGCGAGAGCTTCGATCTGCTGCTTGTCGACTGGGAACTGCCCGATAGCAGCGGGCCGGACATCGTGCGCTGGGTGCGCGAGCAGATCAGCAAGGAAGTGCCGATCATCTTCGTGACGCACCGCAGCGAAGAGGCCGACATTATCGAAGGCCTGGCCAGCGGTGCCGATGACTTCATGATCAAGCCCATCCGTGCGGGCGAGCTGCGCGCACGCATCGCCGCGCTGCTGCGCCGCGCCTATCCGTTGACCATACAAAGCGTGCTGGACTTCGGTCCCTACCGCTTTCTCACCGCCATCAATGGCATAGAGATGGACGACCAGCCCGTGGAGGTCACGCACCGCGAATACACGCTGGCACTGACGCTGTTCCAGAACCAGGGCCGTTTGCTCTCGCGCGATCATCTGCGCGAGGTCGTCTGGGGCCAGAACGCCGAGGTGCAGTCACGCTCGCTGGACACCCATGTCTCGCGCCTGCGCAATCTGCTGAACTTGCGCGCTGGTCAGCCCTATGCCATTTCAGCCGTTTATGGCTATGGTTACCGCCTCGATACCCCCGAAGCTGCGCAGCCCGCAGCCCCAGCTGCCTGA
- a CDS encoding FecR family protein, with protein sequence MPILGAGMLWVAFGGMAATGLAHAQITPRGNDVIAHRVVTGDTLEVLAARYLGDHKRWTALQNHNKVEDPLRLRPGSVLEIPTRLLRAAMASVVFVQGDVQSSRSASHLADSVNASPQPVQKGQLLQEGDSLQVPANAFVSVRLADGSLVRVQSESDVELRQMRRKGRAGTLQSVIDLREGAIEAQVSSQTNGERRFEVRTPAASTSVRGTQFLVMSDDEGRTAAAVDEGSVAVQTGQPAALLRPGQGLSVSANGQIGRPTAMLEAPDIAAWPSLVEDASWVSLPLPAMAGAVRYQVLLAQDNELTQIVRGGMFTKSPARLTGVEDGNYIAAIRAIDTNGIPGKRSLQALRIKAHPVPPLYESPAPEATVGQGQQGLQCTQVAEASAYRIQVATADGSFAQPLIDANALKDCALPANALTKLPVGEYMWRVGSIRTLDNGQPDAGPFAAPQKMKLALAPQSPEMQIGGAPGEGSSHIHWAGEEGQRYRIVVASDAGFTAPLIDTWVTQPQWSTQDLPPGTYYLQMQVEDANGLRSNLSASRQFQTGNWVTSSEGQTMTSGDGSRLMRQ encoded by the coding sequence ATGCCCATTCTGGGTGCAGGCATGCTGTGGGTGGCGTTTGGAGGGATGGCGGCAACAGGTCTGGCCCATGCCCAGATCACGCCCCGCGGCAACGATGTCATTGCCCACCGCGTAGTGACTGGAGATACGCTGGAGGTGCTGGCAGCACGTTATCTGGGCGACCACAAGCGCTGGACGGCGCTGCAAAACCACAACAAGGTGGAAGACCCCTTGCGTCTGCGCCCCGGTTCGGTGCTGGAAATTCCCACGCGCCTGTTGCGCGCCGCGATGGCTTCGGTGGTGTTTGTACAAGGCGATGTGCAAAGCTCACGCTCCGCGAGCCATCTCGCAGACTCCGTCAACGCGTCACCTCAGCCTGTGCAAAAAGGCCAGCTGCTGCAGGAAGGCGATTCGCTCCAGGTTCCCGCCAACGCCTTTGTCTCTGTGCGTCTGGCAGATGGCTCACTGGTGCGCGTGCAGTCCGAATCCGATGTCGAGTTGCGCCAGATGCGCCGCAAAGGCCGAGCCGGCACTCTGCAGTCCGTCATCGATCTGCGCGAGGGCGCGATTGAAGCCCAAGTGTCCAGCCAGACCAATGGCGAGCGCCGCTTCGAAGTGCGCACCCCGGCGGCCTCGACCAGCGTGCGCGGTACCCAGTTTCTGGTAATGAGCGATGACGAGGGCCGCACGGCTGCTGCCGTCGACGAAGGCTCGGTCGCCGTGCAGACGGGCCAGCCCGCAGCCTTGCTGAGGCCAGGTCAAGGTCTGTCCGTTTCCGCCAACGGCCAGATCGGCAGGCCCACTGCCATGCTGGAGGCTCCCGATATTGCGGCCTGGCCCTCTCTTGTCGAAGACGCCAGCTGGGTCAGCCTGCCCTTGCCGGCCATGGCTGGTGCCGTGCGTTACCAAGTGCTGCTGGCTCAGGACAATGAGCTGACCCAGATCGTGCGCGGCGGCATGTTCACCAAGTCACCGGCACGCCTGACGGGAGTGGAAGACGGCAACTACATTGCGGCCATTCGCGCCATTGACACCAACGGCATTCCTGGCAAACGCAGCCTGCAAGCGTTGCGCATCAAAGCGCATCCGGTGCCTCCGCTCTACGAGTCTCCTGCACCTGAAGCCACCGTCGGACAGGGCCAGCAAGGCCTGCAATGCACCCAGGTGGCCGAAGCCTCGGCCTACCGCATACAGGTGGCCACCGCCGACGGCAGCTTTGCCCAGCCGCTCATCGACGCCAACGCCCTCAAGGACTGCGCCCTGCCTGCCAATGCGCTGACCAAGCTGCCTGTCGGCGAATATATGTGGCGCGTAGGCAGCATACGTACGCTTGACAACGGACAGCCGGATGCGGGGCCCTTCGCCGCCCCGCAAAAGATGAAACTGGCCCTGGCCCCCCAATCGCCCGAGATGCAGATCGGCGGCGCGCCCGGCGAAGGCAGCAGCCATATTCACTGGGCAGGTGAAGAGGGTCAACGCTACCGCATCGTGGTCGCCAGCGACGCCGGTTTTACTGCCCCCCTGATCGACACCTGGGTGACCCAGCCTCAGTGGAGCACGCAGGACCTGCCTCCTGGTACCTACTATCTGCAGATGCAGGTCGAGGATGCCAATGGCCTGCGCAGCAATCTGTCTGCCTCGCGCCAATTCCAGACCGGCAACTGGGTAACCTCGTCCGAGGGGCAGACGATGACTTCCGGCGACGGTTCACGCCTGATGCGCCAGTAA